The proteins below are encoded in one region of Halalkalicoccus jeotgali B3:
- a CDS encoding dihydrolipoyl dehydrogenase family protein, with amino-acid sequence MTHVAIVGAYGSAGVAVAESLADAEEDVELTLIDDGDPGGGLCILRGCMPSKAVLSAGAHRFQARHDDRLSGVPEVDLSSVVETKDEQVLGFAEHRRAAVHDLAEREDVEFLHETARFTGPHTLAVGDREIEADYVVIATGSTLNVPDLPGIEEVDPMGSAEVLDTTAFPDSGIVMGFGYVGLELAPYLAEAAGMDLTVIEHDERPIDEAPPEYGDAVLELYREAFGIEVLTNARERSVEATAEGGVRMELDCEGERETIEADQLFTFTGRKPNLDRLGIETTELSPEAGWVEETMQARDDPRTFVVGDVNGHEPILHVAKEQGVRAAENVLAHSEGRDLEPYENVHHHVIFSGLGVYPFARVGHTAESAREAGYDPIEVSRQASDDGVFKVKNVPEGLATLVVARDGTVLGYQGLHHHADSMAKTMQIVVELGLDVRELPDRAYHPTLPEILDGLFREASAEVRE; translated from the coding sequence ATGACACACGTCGCAATCGTCGGGGCGTACGGGAGCGCGGGCGTGGCAGTCGCCGAGTCGCTTGCGGACGCCGAGGAGGACGTCGAACTGACGCTGATCGACGACGGCGACCCCGGCGGCGGCCTCTGTATCCTCAGAGGGTGTATGCCCTCGAAGGCGGTGCTCTCGGCGGGCGCCCACCGGTTTCAGGCTCGCCACGACGACCGCCTCTCGGGGGTTCCGGAGGTCGACCTGTCGAGCGTGGTCGAGACGAAAGACGAGCAGGTGCTCGGCTTTGCGGAACACCGTCGGGCGGCGGTCCACGACCTCGCAGAGCGCGAGGACGTCGAGTTCCTCCACGAGACCGCCCGCTTTACCGGCCCGCACACGCTGGCGGTCGGCGACCGGGAGATCGAGGCCGACTACGTCGTGATAGCGACGGGGTCGACGCTAAACGTCCCCGATCTGCCCGGGATCGAGGAGGTCGATCCCATGGGTAGCGCCGAGGTGCTCGATACGACGGCCTTCCCCGACTCGGGGATCGTCATGGGATTCGGTTACGTCGGGCTCGAGCTCGCACCCTATCTCGCCGAAGCGGCCGGCATGGACCTCACCGTGATCGAACACGACGAGCGCCCGATCGACGAGGCTCCACCCGAGTACGGCGACGCCGTCCTAGAGCTCTATCGCGAGGCGTTCGGGATCGAGGTCCTGACGAACGCGCGCGAGCGCTCGGTCGAGGCGACCGCCGAGGGCGGCGTCCGGATGGAACTCGACTGCGAAGGGGAGCGAGAAACGATCGAGGCCGACCAGCTCTTTACGTTCACGGGTCGAAAGCCGAACCTCGATCGGCTAGGCATCGAGACCACCGAGCTCTCGCCGGAGGCGGGCTGGGTCGAGGAGACGATGCAGGCCCGGGACGACCCTCGTACGTTCGTCGTCGGGGACGTCAACGGCCACGAACCGATCCTTCACGTCGCAAAGGAGCAGGGCGTTCGGGCCGCAGAGAACGTCCTCGCACACAGCGAGGGCCGCGACCTCGAACCCTACGAGAACGTCCACCACCACGTGATCTTCAGCGGGCTGGGCGTCTATCCGTTCGCCCGCGTGGGCCACACCGCCGAGAGCGCCCGGGAGGCGGGCTACGACCCGATCGAGGTGAGCCGGCAGGCGAGTGACGACGGCGTGTTCAAAGTGAAGAACGTCCCCGAGGGGCTCGCGACGCTCGTGGTCGCCCGCGACGGGACCGTACTCGGCTATCAGGGACTGCACCACCACGCCGACTCGATGGCCAAGACGATGCAGATCGTCGTCGAACTCGGCCTCGACGTGCGCGAGCTCCCGGACCGAGCGTATCACCCGACGCTTCCCGAGATCCTCGACGGGCTGTTCCGGGAAGCGAGTGCCGAGGTCCGCGAATAG
- a CDS encoding ferredoxin--NADP reductase, translated as MEPTRTTITAVREVGADTVAVDLETPDGFDAQPGQFLKLSTTIDGEHVSRFYTLSSPDVDGTIEITIGIDPEGELGPWIADAEGATVTVEGPYGSAYYEDEDDSLILAGGPGVGPAVGIGERALADGNTVTIVYCDDEPVHEERLNALRDEDVTVVVTDELEDHVASYYDGGQVFVYGFQDFVTEALEALEEAGGDLDDAKVENFG; from the coding sequence ATGGAGCCGACACGGACCACGATCACCGCCGTCCGCGAGGTGGGTGCCGACACCGTCGCCGTCGATCTCGAAACGCCCGACGGGTTCGACGCCCAGCCCGGCCAGTTCCTCAAGCTCTCGACCACCATCGACGGCGAGCACGTCTCGCGATTCTACACCCTCTCCTCGCCAGACGTGGACGGGACCATCGAGATCACCATCGGGATCGATCCCGAGGGGGAACTCGGCCCGTGGATCGCCGACGCCGAGGGCGCAACCGTCACCGTCGAGGGCCCATATGGAAGTGCCTACTACGAAGACGAGGACGACTCGCTGATACTGGCCGGTGGGCCCGGCGTCGGCCCCGCGGTCGGGATCGGCGAGCGCGCGCTCGCGGACGGTAACACGGTAACGATCGTCTACTGTGACGACGAGCCGGTCCACGAGGAGCGTCTGAACGCGCTCAGAGACGAGGATGTGACCGTGGTTGTCACCGACGAACTCGAAGACCACGTCGCGAGCTACTACGACGGGGGGCAGGTCTTCGTCTACGGCTTTCAGGACTTCGTCACCGAGGCCCTAGAAGCCCTCGAAGAGGCGGGCGGCGATCTCGACGACGCGAAAGTCGAGAACTTCGGCTGA